A window of Ovis canadensis isolate MfBH-ARS-UI-01 breed Bighorn chromosome X, ARS-UI_OviCan_v2, whole genome shotgun sequence contains these coding sequences:
- the TASL gene encoding TLR adapter interacting with SLC15A4 on the lysosome yields MLSEGYLSGLAYRNDIQWSYPSSNEQVAEEKEEEMEATAAASLSYSSVDETQVQNLYVSCKSSGKVISSVYSRESQHSRNPRITVLQTNPNPVYESPNLAAVELYRDTSRETYLVPPSCKSICKNYNDLQIAGGQVMAINSVTTDFPSEGSFQYGPLLKSSEIPLSMEDSMSTQPSDLPPTPIQRYSSYWRITSIKEKNSLQMQKPISNAVLNEYLEQKLVELYKQYFMDTGFHDSSPTQILASELIMTNVDQISIQVSIEKNLEISKARDIVINRLLQYGSTEISTPSLHISQYSNVNP; encoded by the coding sequence ATGCTGTCAGAAGGCTATCTCAGTGGACTTGCGTACCGGAATGACATCCAGTGGAGTTATCCATCTTCTAATGAGCAAGTGgctgaggaaaaggaagaggagatggAAGCCACAGCAGCTGCAAGTCTTTCCTATTCCTCCGTGGATGAAACACAAGTCCAAAATCTCTATGTGAGCTGCAAATCCTCTGGCAAGGTCATTTCTTCAGTGTATTCAAGAGAGAGCCAACATAGTAGAAATCCGAGAATTACAGTGCTGCAAACAAACCCCAATCCTGTGTATGAAAGCCCAAACTTGGCTGCAGTTGAACTATACAGAGACACCAGCAGAGAGACCTACTTGGTCCCACCTTCCTGCAAGAGTATCTGCAAGAATTACAATGACTTACAGATTGCAGGGGGCCAGGTGATGGCCATTAATTCAGTGACAACTGATTTCCCCTCTGAGGGTAGTTTTCAATATGGTCCTTTGCTGAAATCATCTgagattcctttgtccatggaggaTTCCATGTCCACTCAGCCCAGCGACTTGCCACCCACCCCTATCCAGCGGTATTCATCGTACTGGAGAATAACCAGcatcaaagagaaaaacagcCTACAAATGCAGAAGCCTATTTCGAATGCGGTGCTGAATGAATACCTGGAGCAGAAGCTGGTGGAGTTGTATAAGCAGTACTTTATGGACACTGGGTTTCATGACAGTTCACCTACCCAGATTCTGGCATCTGAACTTATCATGACAAACGTGGACCAAATTAGTATTCAAGTCTCTATAGAGAAGAACCTGGAGATCTCGAAAGCCAGGGATATCGTCATTAACCGCCTATTACAGTATGGGTCAACCGAAATCAGCACGCCGAGTCTCCATATTTCTCAGTATAGCAACGTGAATCCATAG